In Fusarium verticillioides 7600 chromosome 6, whole genome shotgun sequence, the sequence CTCATGCCTACGTAGCTTGATCTACCGAGCTACCTACTCTATTACAGCACCTTATCCTTCGATACAACAAAGTCCGCCCCCCAATGTACACGCTCATCTTTGCGGGGTGAACCCCGCCAAAGCGCTAGGCATGTCACCGAGCTCGAGGGGCATTTTTGCCTCTTAGAGCAAGTTTGGGGTGCAGTTTACACGGAAAAACGCTGATCGATGGAGATTTCTCGGGGTGGGGTTGCTCCGAGGCCTTGAGATGGTGAGTTGAGGCTAACTTGGTGTGGTAGAGAGGTCGGTGAGAACTCCGGCCGACGATGCCCCCAAAGGTTGAAAGACGCTATGGAGTTGTTGTCCTTTCTGAGAATGCCGGGAAATATCTACTCTCGAGATTATGCTAGGGAAGTGTGTAGGAAAAGCTGAAGGGCCGATGGCCGACTCTGCCTCTTTATATATCCTGTGCTGATGATGCTATCACATATCCTGGCCCGTGATATACCACTTCCATCATCGTGGGGGTTGCTTCTGAAGCCAAGTGTCAGAAGCCATGAGACCAATCACGAACAATTTCACTCTGGTCACGGAAATGCCTGATACTCTGTCACTCAATATGTAAGTCTAGGCCATTGAGGATCTACTGATTCATTATTAATCCTGAAACCCCCAACATGATCCATCGACGAGAGTCTTCCTGCAAGACCCTTTCCCTCTATGCTACGTCGCTCCAATCCATCTCTAAAGAAAAAACGACTACAAAGTATAAGGTACAAACATACGTACATATGGAAAAGAAGTGCACCTATCGAATGGTACCCCATTACAACAAAACATGTGCCGTAAACTCCCTTCCTTAGTCCAAGTTTTTCCCCGCCCGCCTCTTTTTCTCGTGTATTGTGTCTTGTGTTGCGTTTCGTCGTCAAAGTTTAGCCCGAAACAAGAACCCAGATCCTACAGTTTGTTAGTAACTGCTAATCACCCTTGACCGTAGTCTTGGTAGTGTCCTGGAGACGAGGGGTGAACTTACAGGAAGAAAATCATTAGCGTTCCAAACATCTTGGCAATCAACATTCTGTTGCTCGACACTCGGTTCCAGTATTTGAGGAGTTCTCGCTGGGCTCCTTCAACATTATCAACCACGTCCTCTGTGTTGGCGTCGATGCGCTGGATCATCTCGCTCTGTTCCGAAACCATGGTAGCTAGTTGTCcaaagatgctgccaagCTCGCCAATGGTCTTCTCGATAGCCTCAATCGCTTCGCCTCTTTGTTGAATATATGTGTTGGAGGGCTgtgcttcttccatcatcagcagctgTTGATCACCAACGGGGTTGAGAGACAGTGTATCTTGAGCTGCCGGTGCGGGTGAGTTGCGAGCTGGTGTTCCGTAGAGAGGGGAAGCCGACTGTTGAATCGATGGTTGGGCGTGTTGCGACACAGAGGAGATAAAGTTCTCTGTTCTTGAGCGCGATGCCTGGATGTTCTTGGTTCTGGCCTCAAGAACGTCCTTGAAGTTGACCGAGACGTCAGTGAGCTTGCCTTGTAGTAGGTAGACAACATTCTTGTTGTGCTCGCCCTCCTGATCGGCCTTGGGGTGTTGTTGCTTGGTGAGTGTTTGAAGAGCTCCAATTTGCTGGTTCAGAGACGAGAGATCTTGCTTGATGACGAAAGTAAGCTCGTTGATTTCCACAGGACGGTCGTCGAAAAGTGTTCGTCGCTTCGCCACTGTTTCTTGAGGTTAGAACGATGAACTACGCTGGGCATTCGCGTCGCCCAGCTTAGCAGATAGTACTCACATTGAGCTAGCTTTTCCAGCTTGCCCATAGTCGCAGAGATGCCACGTCcaatctcagcagccttcCGGGCGAACTCGGATCGTCTTGGAGGACCTCCAGCATGACCGTTGGCGGCATCTTTTTGCGCATCAGTCAATAGAGACCGGCGCTGAGAGCTGACTTTTGAGGAGGATTGTTTTCGCTGTGCCTGGGCGAGTACCGACTTGAACTCGGAGGTTCGGTCTTGAATAGATGCGACAGCCATGGTGGCCAAATTAAGAGGGGTTAAGGATAAAAGCCGAGATGTCAGACTGCGGCCAGCGCGGTTTCGTGTCTCGAAAAGAGTCGTGCAGAATCGATGTGATAGATAGCAGCGATGAATATGCCACCTATGCGACTTGTGTTTCACTAGAGATGTGTCGATTTGCGAGTGTCGAACGTCGATGTGGAAGGGTCCGGATCAGGTCTCGGTTGGCAGCGCAGGCGAAACGAAACGTCGAGGGGTGACGCGGACGAACGAATAGCAGGATAACTAATTAGAAAGGAGTACTTCGAATCGAAGGAGTTTGGTCGAGAGTGCAATGCGTAAGAGAGGATTAAAGTGTCGCGAAGCCTCGGGAGTGGTACGAAATGGAGAAAAAGGCTAGTTAAGTTAGAGAGAGCTAAGTTGAACGGTACCGTAGATGCGCAACAAAGAATGCCAGAGACAAAAGAGGTTTGATTTGAATTAGCTGTCGCTGCGTCTGAAAGGAGATTGGACTGATTGAATGATTGGGGAACGTGTCGTGTCGTTTGGCTTGTTCCAGACTGGTCCAGTCTGGCCGAGGGGCAGGGGTAGGTTCAGttcagtgagtgagtgtgtGTGATTCGCCACGCTGGCTCTTTTACCAGACCGGACTGTTATTAGATGCGTGGCTTTACATGTGGCTGAGTCTCATGTTGGTATTTGAGAAGATATTCTGGCTCCAGCATTAGCAAAGAATACATTGACCCGAGAAGGCAATGAAGCCTTTATCTAATAGATAAGTATGGATATGCCTTGAACATGTATTTCTTCTGAGATAGACCAGCACTATCACAATCATCGCCTAGATCCAATGTCTATGGAGAGTCGAAGGTTGTATATCGTGAGTTGATCACGATGGTTCCAATGCAGACTGCATATACGGAGTATCTATTACTCTATTTAGTATTCGAGATGCTTGCTGTATATAGTAGTATATTGAACCCATAGTAAGGGGTTCTCCATTGCTCAATCAATCATCTTAGTGATCTAGACGACAACTGCATACATACTCTCATGAGAAGTCTCTACCAGCTTGTAAAGTTCACCACTAAGCCTACCTACAATTGCTACCATTTCTTCGTATCAAAATTCCATCTCCGTAGCCTCTTATAGCTCCAGTCTCAACTCTACCTCGTATCTCAAATCCAATCATCTTATTCTGCAATCAAGTGGGGCCTAGGGTGAGCGGGAATGACGGCATTGAACCCCTTAACTACTACCTGTTACTGTTCTAGCATTCTTTGCTAGACACGCAATAACAGAAATCTGTACCGCTGCACAGACTCAAGACGGCCACTGGAAAAATTGGTGGTTAGCTCAGCAATTCACAGTCGTTTCATGGTCGGCACTCGGAATCCTGGTACCCTAAAAGACGTGTCATACCTTAGTCGACGTCACCTGTCCTATCAAAAGCAAGTTAATAAAGGCGCTGCTGTGTCTTCATTCACATCCATGGTCGCACGTGTGCATGTGCAACTTGGAATCCGTGTTTACGTGTGACATTTGCGTTGAATGCTATCTAAACCTCACATACATGATACAGCAAGGAGGAGATATGAGGGGCCAAGAAAGCCACTTGTTATGCAATGGGTTCGCAgttcgttgatgttgaggccaGTGCCGCAgacctaggtaggtaaagAAGGTTATCACGAGGTGTCGAAAGGGTTCATCCTAGTGGATAGGTAGGTGACGAGGACTGAGGCACTAAGCCCCCCTGACCAAACAGCCAACTCTTCGACGACGGCCGTAGTTAATTCAGGTGATCAGTCTCCAAGGCTCCAAGAATAATTACAGTACCTTATGTGCAACATCAGAGGGGGCCTAACATAGAAGGACACGCGAGCTCACGGGTATCTTGACTCGACAGACTTGAAgctcttttctcctttgtCTGATATCCCGAGGCGTAGAACAATAAACCGTTTCCCCAGGATGAAAAGCAAGGATATGTCAAAAATAGCAATGGCCAGTTCTTGATCCATGTCTCGAAAGGCTAATTGGGATAATTATCAACGTGGATTTTAATTACTTGCTCTATAAACTTCCATTCCGTGCACTAACGCgaagtgaagtgaagggAGTCCACCCAAGTTCTATTAGCAGACGATCTCGTAAATTCGTGACAGTGAAGACCTAATAATAAAGCTCTAATCATTCTAACGCTGGGTTGACTCCGCTGGTAATTTCATTCCATTGATCGGCCCATTTcggtttctttttttgtcGCTTCTGGGTAGACTAGTCGTCCCCTGTATTGGATGATAACGGGCAACGGCTGCCATAAAAAAATAACCGTCGCAATATGTAATCCTCGCAGTGATCTTCTATTTCTTGGGTTTCAACGAGGCTGGGCAAACTGGGGTATCTTGATGCTCCTCTGTATTCGgttccttgtcttcctttATTAGTGGTTCAAGTTGTCCGCAGCCCCCAGTCTCTAGAACAGCAACCGCCTGAAGTACCCCATCCACCTCCGTCATCCAATCTCCAACGGGCTACCACAGCGGCGGGCAGCATAGCACTAGGCCAAAGGTGACAAAAGTGGCTAACCGcaccattcattcattcattcattcattcgcaTTCGCGCTCACTCCGGCCACCACCAGAAACGTAACTCTGCCTCCTTCTTTCTATCACCATCTTGTCGCCATCATTCACAAGCTGTCGTTGGCATCTACTGTTTTGCCATAACCTTCTTTGTTCTGCTCCCTtgatctcattcttcttcttcttcttgtattGACTCTTTTCGCCGTTTGTGTTTCTTGGCTTGCAGACCTTGTATTTTAAGCTCTTTGTCAATCTCGACCAACCGTCAGTCACCTACCGACGCATTACTTTCTCCGCCGCCGATCCTCATCGCCGAACCCGATAAATAGCCCGGTACACCTAATCCTATTGCCACGTCCTCCCAGTTCTACTGTTGCCAACGCCGCCGACC encodes:
- a CDS encoding syntaxin 5; this encodes MAVASIQDRTSEFKSVLAQAQRKQSSSKVSSQRRSLLTDAQKDAANGHAGGPPRRSEFARKAAEIGRGISATMGKLEKLAQLAKRRTLFDDRPVEINELTFVIKQDLSSLNQQIGALQTLTKQQHPKADQEGEHNKNVVYLLQGKLTDVSVNFKDVLEARTKNIQASRSRTENFISSVSQHAQPSIQQSASPLYGTPARNSPAPAAQDTLSLNPVGDQQLLMMEEAQPSNTYIQQRGEAIEAIEKTIGELGSIFGQLATMVSEQSEMIQRIDANTEDVVDNVEGAQRELLKYWNRVSSNRMLIAKMFGTLMIFFLIWVLVSG